A genome region from Anastrepha obliqua isolate idAnaObli1 chromosome 4, idAnaObli1_1.0, whole genome shotgun sequence includes the following:
- the LOC129245403 gene encoding cytosolic endo-beta-N-acetylglucosaminidase isoform X2 — translation MMGNYLEDRHFHSSKKYDDYRFYHWAGIDYFCYFSHNYITIPPCGWINAAHKHGVRVLGTFITEKAHASLLNEVLESTDMVDKIVEAMVKLCKHYCFEGWLINVESVVKLENVKNLYYLVDRLRISIEKEVKRGVVFWYDSIIDTGELKWQNEVNAKNVRFFRNAHGMLINYAWSDKSLEVTTEICERVQSQCQRAFFGIDVFGRGQVGKFQSKQTLARIVSQRFSTGVFAPAWTYETLQMFGYNIKQPLGDDAVNDAFLRRNEKFWFSLWEYLATHLYNVLPFYTDFCLGSGKCTYVHGHSKSSVSGSGGGDGEQFFNLSRCSLQPSVPLYLLAERYYSDAFNGGSCLRILQYNNSFRIFASDFRLQSGGLVFAYAFKLHPNDGDFDCILRFCTRNNARDCYLFMGEYFNTTSLQKGRCYVSPLKPKYNDELSKNTLDTPKIPKEFAIPENAPNGWRVRYYVVAFDGAIQVKDIGVLYRRSEEAKDTAYLGAVYLNECDVNTIKLPQDSNIALIQVYGEDFLN, via the exons ATGATGGGTAATTACCTAGAAGATCG ACATTTCCACTCATCAAAAAAGTATGATGACTATCGCTTCTACCACTGGGCCGGTATTGACTATTTTTGTTACTTTAGTCATAATTATATAACAATACCGCCATGTGGATGGATAAATGCCGCACACAAACACGGGGTAAGGGTTCTGG GCACATTCATTACCGAAAAGGCACATGCGTCATTATTGAACGAAGTTTTGGAGTCAACAGATATGGTAGATAAAATTGTCGAAGCTATGGTGAAACTATGCAAACATTATTGTTTTGAAGGTTGGCTAATTAATGTTGAAAGCGTCGTTAAGctagaaaatgtgaaaaaccTTTA TTACCTCGTAGATCGCTTACGTATAAGCATCGAAAAAGAAGTGAAACGTGGTGTGGTGTTCTGGTATGACAGCATTATAGATACTGGCGAATTGAAATGGCAAAATGAAGTTAATGCTAAAAATGTGCGATTTTTTCGTAATGCGCATGGTATGCTCATCAATTACGCTTGGAGTGACAAAAGTCTCGAGGTGACGACGGAAATTTGTGAGCGCGTACAATCTCAATGTCAACGCGCCTTTTTTGGCATCGATGTTTTTGGACGTGGTCAAGTTGGCAAATTTCAGAGTAAACAAACTTTGGCACGCATTGTGAGTCAACGTTTCTCTACGGGTGTTTTTGCGCCAGCTTGGACATATGAAACATTACAAATGTTTGGATACAATATAAAACAACCACTGGGAGATGATGCCGTAAACGATGCTTTTTTACGACGCAacgaaaaattttggttttcattATGGGAATATTTAGCCACACATCTCTACAATGTGTTGCCATTTTATACGGATTTTTGTTTGGGATCGGGAAAGTGTACATATGTGCACGGACATTCAAAGAGCAGCGTAAGCGGTAGTGGTGGTGGAGAtggtgaacaattttttaatttatcgcgTTGCTCGTTGCAACCTTCAGTGCCTCTATATTTACTCGCCGAACGCTACTATTCAGATGCTTTTAATGGCGGGTCATGCCTGCGAATATTACAGTACAATAATAGCTTTCGTATCTTCGCTTCCGATTTTAGATTGCAAAGTGGAGGTTTAGTTTTTGCATACGCTTTCAAACTTCATCCAAATGATGGGGATTTCGACTGCATTTTGCGTTTCTGCACTAGAAATAACGCACGTGATTGCTATCTATTCATGGGTGAATACTTCAACACAACCAGCCTGCAAAAGGGGCGCTGTTATGTGTCCCCATTAAAGCCAAAATACAATGatgaattatcaaaaaatacgCTAGATACACCAAAAATACCTAAAGAATTTGCGATTCCAGAAAATGCGCCGAATGGCTGGCGTGTGCGTTATTATGTAGTGGCGTTTGATGGCGCGATTCAAGTGAAGGATATCGGCGTGCTATATCGGCGAAGTGAAGAAGCGAAAGACACTGCCTACCTCGGCGCGGTTTACCTAAATGAATGCGATGTGAATACAATTAAACTTCCACAAGATAGCAACATTGCATTGATACAAGTTTATGGCGAAGATTTTCTTAATTAA
- the LOC129245407 gene encoding glutathione S-transferase 1-like codes for MGKLVLYGMDPSPPVRTVLLALNALELPYEYKTVNLLAKDNQSEEYRKINPTGTVPALVDDGHAIADSHAIIAYLASKYGKDDTLYPKDLIKRSIVDQRLYYETGVVFERSLRGTTKPILFDNQTEVPQSKIDQIALIYKTVNGFLKDHPYVAGDHLTIADFPLISAISSLQVYLEIDAVKYPNLVAWFKRAEKLPYYEKANGKGNKQFGDLIKSKNIKIVP; via the coding sequence atggGTAAACTCGTTTTGTACGGTATGGATCCCAGCCCACCGGTGCGCACTGTTCTGTTGGCATTAAATGCCTTGGAATTACCATATGAATATAAAACAGTGAATTTACTGGCGAAGGATAATCAATCGGAAGAATATCGTAAAATTAATCCTACAGGTACCGTACCTGCATTGGTCGATGACGGCCACGCCATCGCAGATTCACATGCTATAATTGCCTATTTGGCAAGTAAATATGGCAAAGATGATACACTATATCCGAAGGATCTCATAAAACGTTCAATTGTCGATCAGCGTTTATACTATGAGACGGGAGTGGTTTTCGAACGCTCACTACGAGGAACAACCAAACCAATTCTTTTTGATAATCAGACTGAAGTGCCTCAATCCAAGATCGACCAAATTGCATTGATCTATAAAACAGTGAATGGTTTCCTGAAGGATCATCCCTATGTTGCTGGCGACCACCTAACCATCGCTGATTTTCCACTCATATCGGCGATTAGCTCATTGCAGGTGTATTTGGAAATCGATGCTGTTAAATACCCGAATTTAGTTGCATGGTTTAAGCGTGCGGAAAAATTACCCTACTATGAAAAGGCGAATGGCAAAGGAAATAAGCAATTTGGGGAtttgatcaaatcaaaaaatataaaaattgtgccGTAA
- the LOC129245403 gene encoding cytosolic endo-beta-N-acetylglucosaminidase isoform X1 gives MKTCDGSAECCNQLEAEAIHSNEQLLAFELRSKDIQWEQYVTLLAPRAPPIYLQRQFQLLSNYREPIGNHNRREILVCHDMMGNYLEDRHFHSSKKYDDYRFYHWAGIDYFCYFSHNYITIPPCGWINAAHKHGVRVLGTFITEKAHASLLNEVLESTDMVDKIVEAMVKLCKHYCFEGWLINVESVVKLENVKNLYYLVDRLRISIEKEVKRGVVFWYDSIIDTGELKWQNEVNAKNVRFFRNAHGMLINYAWSDKSLEVTTEICERVQSQCQRAFFGIDVFGRGQVGKFQSKQTLARIVSQRFSTGVFAPAWTYETLQMFGYNIKQPLGDDAVNDAFLRRNEKFWFSLWEYLATHLYNVLPFYTDFCLGSGKCTYVHGHSKSSVSGSGGGDGEQFFNLSRCSLQPSVPLYLLAERYYSDAFNGGSCLRILQYNNSFRIFASDFRLQSGGLVFAYAFKLHPNDGDFDCILRFCTRNNARDCYLFMGEYFNTTSLQKGRCYVSPLKPKYNDELSKNTLDTPKIPKEFAIPENAPNGWRVRYYVVAFDGAIQVKDIGVLYRRSEEAKDTAYLGAVYLNECDVNTIKLPQDSNIALIQVYGEDFLN, from the exons ATGAAAACATGCGATGGGAGCGCGGAATGCTGCA ATCAACTAGAAGCAGAGGCGATTCACTCCAACGAACAGTTATTAGCATTTGAACTGCGAAGTAAAGATATACAATGGGAGCAATATGTAACACTATTAGCGCCTCGCGCTCCACCTATATATCTGCAAAGACAGTTCCAATTGCTGAGCAATTATAGAGAACCAATTGGAAATCACAATAGGCGTGAAATTCTAGTCTGCCACGATATGATGGGTAATTACCTAGAAGATCG ACATTTCCACTCATCAAAAAAGTATGATGACTATCGCTTCTACCACTGGGCCGGTATTGACTATTTTTGTTACTTTAGTCATAATTATATAACAATACCGCCATGTGGATGGATAAATGCCGCACACAAACACGGGGTAAGGGTTCTGG GCACATTCATTACCGAAAAGGCACATGCGTCATTATTGAACGAAGTTTTGGAGTCAACAGATATGGTAGATAAAATTGTCGAAGCTATGGTGAAACTATGCAAACATTATTGTTTTGAAGGTTGGCTAATTAATGTTGAAAGCGTCGTTAAGctagaaaatgtgaaaaaccTTTA TTACCTCGTAGATCGCTTACGTATAAGCATCGAAAAAGAAGTGAAACGTGGTGTGGTGTTCTGGTATGACAGCATTATAGATACTGGCGAATTGAAATGGCAAAATGAAGTTAATGCTAAAAATGTGCGATTTTTTCGTAATGCGCATGGTATGCTCATCAATTACGCTTGGAGTGACAAAAGTCTCGAGGTGACGACGGAAATTTGTGAGCGCGTACAATCTCAATGTCAACGCGCCTTTTTTGGCATCGATGTTTTTGGACGTGGTCAAGTTGGCAAATTTCAGAGTAAACAAACTTTGGCACGCATTGTGAGTCAACGTTTCTCTACGGGTGTTTTTGCGCCAGCTTGGACATATGAAACATTACAAATGTTTGGATACAATATAAAACAACCACTGGGAGATGATGCCGTAAACGATGCTTTTTTACGACGCAacgaaaaattttggttttcattATGGGAATATTTAGCCACACATCTCTACAATGTGTTGCCATTTTATACGGATTTTTGTTTGGGATCGGGAAAGTGTACATATGTGCACGGACATTCAAAGAGCAGCGTAAGCGGTAGTGGTGGTGGAGAtggtgaacaattttttaatttatcgcgTTGCTCGTTGCAACCTTCAGTGCCTCTATATTTACTCGCCGAACGCTACTATTCAGATGCTTTTAATGGCGGGTCATGCCTGCGAATATTACAGTACAATAATAGCTTTCGTATCTTCGCTTCCGATTTTAGATTGCAAAGTGGAGGTTTAGTTTTTGCATACGCTTTCAAACTTCATCCAAATGATGGGGATTTCGACTGCATTTTGCGTTTCTGCACTAGAAATAACGCACGTGATTGCTATCTATTCATGGGTGAATACTTCAACACAACCAGCCTGCAAAAGGGGCGCTGTTATGTGTCCCCATTAAAGCCAAAATACAATGatgaattatcaaaaaatacgCTAGATACACCAAAAATACCTAAAGAATTTGCGATTCCAGAAAATGCGCCGAATGGCTGGCGTGTGCGTTATTATGTAGTGGCGTTTGATGGCGCGATTCAAGTGAAGGATATCGGCGTGCTATATCGGCGAAGTGAAGAAGCGAAAGACACTGCCTACCTCGGCGCGGTTTACCTAAATGAATGCGATGTGAATACAATTAAACTTCCACAAGATAGCAACATTGCATTGATACAAGTTTATGGCGAAGATTTTCTTAATTAA